In the Ovis aries strain OAR_USU_Benz2616 breed Rambouillet chromosome 18, ARS-UI_Ramb_v3.0, whole genome shotgun sequence genome, GGTGTGAAAGTGGACTTAGTGAATGCTAGGGTGCCCAGGTGCCCATTGGAAAAAAGTAGAATCCCTATTTTGTCCAAAGTAAATTCCAGATAGATGCCAGACTTTGTGTGAGAAGATGAAACCTCAAAGTACCAGAGAAAGTGTGAGAGTTTTGTTATCGTCTCAAAGtgggaaatatttttctaagtatGAAATAAAGTTTAGAAGTTATACAAGAAAGAATCTATACATTTGACTACTAAAGATGAGAGGTTTCTGCATGACCTTAAAAAGCATAAAGGCCAGAGATAAATGACAAACAATGAAAAAGTTTTTTGAACACATGTGACAAGTAATATACTAATACCCATAATGTATCAATACATCCAAAAAGCCAATGAGAAAAAGATGACATTCCAGTAGAAAAATGGTGCTAGAGCATGAGCACATGgttcatagcaaaggaaatacagGTGGACTTTCAACTTGTATTTGAAAGGTGCTTAATTTTCTCGTAGTTTAATACAaattaatgcatttttttaaCCTGTCAGATTGGCAAAACAGTCAGAGTTTGATAACACTTTTCTTGAAGGTGTAAGAGACAAACATTGCTGTGTCTTGTCAGTAGATGGGTGGATTAGTCAGCCTGTGGTAGACAGTTTGTCTCATCTCTGAaagctgcaggcttccctggtgcctcagaaggtaaagcatctgcctgcaatgtgggagatacgggttctatccctgagtcaggaagatcccctggagaaggaaatgacaaccccctccagtactcttgccttgaaaattccatggacggaggagcctgataggctacagtccatggggttgcaaagagttggacacgactgagtgacctcactttttttctttctgaaacgTACAGATGCATGTAAGCTTTGACCTGGCAGTTCCATATCTAGGAATTCATCTAACAGGTATTGCTTATTGCACATTGATACACATAAGTATGCCTAAGAATATTCTTAGCTGCATTGTTCACCCAGCAAGGTTGGAAGCAAGCTGAATGTCCAAGAAAGAGCAGTTCACTTTGCAGCTCACTGTGTAGTGAAATAAATACATTGCAGCTGTTGAGAAGAACTAGGTAGCTCCAGAGATGTTTACTGATACCTCAGAATTAAGTGAAAGTAATTATCAGTGGGAacattaaattagaaaaagaagaagcgTATCTGACGTAAGCATGCCCATGCATAGAACAGACTCCCTGGAAGACCAGCATGGATGAGCTGTGGTCAGTGCTGAGGGCCTGGCAGGGCCAGCCATATCTTTATTCTCCtcttgtctcccagagtttgtacCATGTACACTGTCTGCCtagtgttgaaaaaaaaaaacaggttgaTAAGAAACATGTGTTACAGATGCATCACTAGAAATATGCAGACATTTACAATAATAATGCTTAAATCAAGCAGTGCCTTACACTCATGAATACTGCCCTTATAAGTGGTTTTtgcattaataaaaaaaaattagtaaatatgATACTTCCCGAGGTGATTGTGTTACCATTTAAATACAGTTTTGAAAAGTATGATTTATAGCATAATATCAAGTGGTGGTGAAAGGGTACAAAATGTTTTCAGTATAATTCCATGTATGTAAAACTGTATCACAGGaagcaaaaatgaaagaaggTTAGACAGTGCTTCTCTCTGGAGAAGTTACCAGTTTTCCTATAATTTCCAAATGTGCAACATACAAGCACATGGGGTGCTCTTACaggcagaaaacaaatttaaagttGAAATGGAAAACTCTTGTTTCGAGGCTCAGGGCCACAGTAGCACTGGCTGAACCTCTCCAAGAGGTTCTTTCTAAGTTGGGGATGGTCTTCTGCGGGTGCCTCTGGGTGGGTCCTGTTGGGTACTCCTGGGAGTGTGACAGCAGTGACTGCCCTGGGTCTCAGGACCTCAGGGACTCCTAGGAAGAGTTGAGACCCGGTAGGCAGGCTGTTCCTCCAGGAGCATCCAGCTGGGCCCGGACTCCCACGTACTGCACAGTACTTTGAGGAGAGGGACTCATCTGCCCTGTCAGCTCTCTTGTGTCTCTGGGGCTTCATCAAGTGCCTTTGCCTTTCTTCTGTGTTATGTAAGTACGCGTGTGTGTTATTAAAAATTTAGCCAAAGTAACAGTGATGAAGTAATCTTATCCTGATAACCTTTGATAGTTTGATGTGCGTTTACCTAGGTATTTTTTCTTAGGTATATATTTTGGGCTATATACTTATGATCCTAGATCATGGCATACCCATTTGTTTTGCATACATACTGGCTTGGTACCTGTTTGTCCGCCACTTCCTCCAGATCTTAAATAGAAGTGTTTTTGACACTTGTACCTTGTAACTATGTAGTTTTATTGACATATTGACAAGCTGGGTTATGATTGAATAGCTGTGTCCTTTGTAGGATCCAGACTTCAAATCCCAGAAGAGTTTCGTCCTCAACATGACCTGTAGGTTCTGCTGGCAGCTCCCGGAGGCTGACTACGAGTGCGTCAGCTCCAGCAACTGCAGGGCGGTGTCCTGCCCTCGGCAGCGCTATGCAACCAACTGCACTGTGCGGGACCACATCCACTGCCTGGGTGAGTTGGCTGAGGGAGGCTTCTGGGCAGAGTGCTCTTCTTCAGGCGTACTTGCAGAACCATCGCAGAAGTTTGAGAATTAGGTTTCAATTGTGTAGTCAAAAATGTTTACCAGCACCTTTTAGTTATGCCAGTTCTGTTATCTTTCAAAACGtagtatttcataaaataaaaatgtataagatGTAGAGCATAATGTGTGATTGAGTCTCCCCCAGGTTAACAGCCAAAACATCTGATGCCATCGAAACTGCCAGAGTGTTTCCTGCCCCTTCTTTAGGGGTGGCACCCTTTTGAGGTTTCTTATGATCCCAATCCCTTCCTTTAAGTTTTTTATGGTTGTCccgaaggcaatggcaacccactccagtactgttgcctggaaaatcctatagacggaggagcctggtaggctgcagtccatggggtcgctaagagtcggatacgactgagcagcttcgttttcacttttcactttcatacactggagaaggaaatggcaactcactccagtgttcttgcctggagaatcccagggacgggggagcctagtgggctgccgtctatggggtcacacagagttggacacgactgaagtgagttagcagcagcatgtgtgtGCTAGAATACAGTATGGTATATTATTCAGTAAATGTGTGAATAGTAGCAGGCTGCTTATGGTCTCCGGGGACTTGTTTCGTTTCATCGTTATGGCTCTAAGATTCTTCAGCTTGTcctctttttttcacttctttataATAACCTGTTGTAAGATTGTATCATAGTTTATCTGCTCTCTGATGTATTTGGactatttgccttttttttttttgtacaaacCGTGCTGCTCTTCAAGCTTCTGTGTCTCTTCTCACACGTGTACAGGGGTGTGTCTGGCATGCACTCTCTGGCATGTGTTCTTTTCCATGTGATTGTGTTTGTTCACACTCCTGCCAGTGGTGCACAGCTGTTAGTGAGGATCCACATCATCTCCAATACTCGTCcctaagttttgttttttcttatagaCTTCtatgaattcttttaaattttggataGTAACCTTTGATGGCCTTAAAATCCTCTCCTGGATTTTAactttttcccccactttcttttggtctctttgaacacaactttaaaattttagttagTTGATTTTTCATCTTTCATAGTTAGCCCTTTTTTGTTGCAAaaagcctttccctgctccagatTCACAGAGAtaattttctgtactttcttttaaaagttgtaaCTGTAGCCTTTCACGGTTAGGTCTTTAGTTTCCCAGGATTGGTTTCGTGTATGGTGTGAGGTGGAGTCAGACTCACTTTCTCCAGTTTGAACAGCCAGATGTCCCAGGACCCCCAGGACCATCTGtgccctgtgtccatgggatgtGTCGGTCCTGTGtggcctcctcccctcctggtGCCTGGTCATCCACACCTTGACATCACGTGGGGTGGTTCACCTTCTTCAAGCTGTGGTCCTCATGAACCTGTGCTCCTCACAAGCCTGTGCTCGTGGACAGTTAGGGCTTTCTGTTTAGCATTCAAGGTAGTGAACACTTATTTTTGTGAAGAGAGTTGTCTTTTTAGGTTATAAATCATAAGACCACCACCTATAACTTAGTCTCTTGCCAGAGTATTTTTATACCCATGTTTCATTGTGGAGTGTTTCCCTTTCTTAGGTAACCGCACTTTTCTGAAGATGGTCTACTGCAACTGGACCGGGGGATACAAGTGGTCCACAGCCCTGGCTCTGAGGTAAGCGCTGTTGCTGGTGAGCAGAGACACCACTGGGCGTTTGCTGTGGCTGCTGGGCTCTTCTGTGCTCCTCTTTTGCTCCCTCAGGCCCTGCCACGGGCTGGCTAAACCACGGGGACTGTGCTACTGGGGGCCGTTGAGGTGTCCAGACTGCTGTCTTTGTGGAACTTAGTGGCCTGTTGCTGGCTTTCCTCCCAAGATGCCTGCACGTTCTGGAGGTGACTCGAGTCAATATTGGAGTTCATTAGAACCAGTTAGTCTTCCCACTCAGAGCGTACTGTGAGTCAGTGAAGTGCTGCCTACTATTTAAAGTAGCTAGGCTTATGACTGTCTTTAATTTTCAGCAATTTTCTtctaaatcataaaaaaaaaaatacatgctcagtattgaaaactagaaaaaacaaaaatgacaaaagatAAATGTTGAAAATCACCTGTAATTCCACTATTCAAGCATAATTATAGActtaatttttacataaaaatatgctTACATTTGTTAAACTTTTCAGCAGTTTGAAAAGGAAATTGTAGcagttctccccacccccaccagagggaggggcaggtgggCTGCTGGCTAAATGGTTCCTGATTCAGAAGTTGTGCAGCCACTGTTGGAGGTTTACGTTGAGAGCCCAGGGACTGTATGGTGGGATGTAGGCAGGGCTTCTCAGCCTTGTCGTTGTGGATGTTTAGGCCAAGAATTCTTGGTTGTAGGGCATCCTGTGCAGAGTAGGGTGTGTAGCATCCTCTCTGGACTCCATTTATTGGGTGTTGTTTACAAGTCTCCCTATCCCAGTGGTGACAGTGAATAGCGCCTCCAGGTATTGCCTCTGTCTGGGGACCACTGCTTGAGGGTCTGGCTAGGAAAGTGGAGGGTCCTGTCTGgcaggaagactcccctggaaAATGAAAAGAGGGGGCCAcgacagaaagtcagacacagcaaAGGTGAGATTGCCCAGCGTCTTTGACACAGTAGTTCACGTTGAAAATAACACCTGACTTTCTGCTTTCcaacaaactttttattttggattcattttagatttacagaaaagtaaaagtaaagctAGAGCGTTCTGTATACCCCTCAACCAGTTTCCCCTCATTGTGAACATCTTAAATTACTATGACATGTTTCACAGCTGGCTTTTAAACAGTAAGAATAGAGTTCTTCTCTGGGCTCAACATGGTTTCTTGCTGAATATTGAATGTGATGATGCCTGGCAGTTGCTTCATGGTTCTTGGGTTGGGGTGGGAAGGAAAGGGTGTGATGAACTGGGGCTGTGTACATGGTGATAATTATTGGGGCTGggttgtgggcttcccaggtgactcagtggtaaagaaaccacctgccaatgcaggagatataggcttgatccctgggttgggaagattccctggaggaggaaatggcaacccactccagtattcttgcctggagaatcccatggacagaggagcctggtgggctacagtctatggggtcgcaaagtgtcaggcatgactgagcgactaaaaacAATAAACATGGGTGCTGTTGGCTTTCTTTTAACTTGTAtatgttttagaattttccataataaaaattttaaaagaaaagcaatgagaagTTGTCTGAATATTGTTAGATGTTAGAATTTGAAGGAACCTTACAAGTCATTTTTTCCGAACACAGAGCTTTTTTACATGGGTTGACTGACACAGGTCAAGATTGGGTGAGGTGGCCGGCTGGCTGGCTGCCTTGAGATGCTCCTGCAGCCTCCCCATTGCTGATCTGTCTGTTAGACTAGCCCTGCTTTGCCCTCCCAGatgcactgttttttttttgctacttaaAAAAGTAGCAACCTAGATTTTCTTCAAAAGAGAAGGATTAGATTTCATTACAGCTCATGTGTGTTCATTGTTGACATGTGAGCAGTCTTCTTGCCTGTGATTGTTTggtggtgtgtgtttgtgagatGATCGCTATGTCCTCGTCCAGGGTCTGATGATCTGAGGCCCTTTCACACATGTGAGTCAGCACGGTTAACTGAGCCCCAGCTGGTGCAGTTGGGGAGCCGTTGATGCATTGCAGGCCTGTTTGCTGTTGCAGCATCACCCTCGGTGGGTTTGGAGCAGATCGCTTCTACCTGGGCCAGTGGCGAGAAGGCCTCGGCAAGCTCTTCAGCTTCGGGGGCCTGGGAATATGGACGCTGATCGATGTCCTGCTCATTGGAGTTGGCTACGTGGGACCAGCGGACGGCTCTTTGTACATTTAGCTGCAGTTACATGCTTCAGAGAGGAGCGGAGCTTAGCAAATGTGCTTTGCCTGTGGGAATCCACGTGGTTTGAGGGACTTGTATGTGTGTTTAATGTACAGCATCTGTACTTTGCCTGccttgatgaaggtaaaataaaaaacGGTGAACCATGCTTATATGGAATTTGGTTTTCTTTGcctgcaatctttttttttctgtgaaaaaatttaaactgGAAGAACGACCTGCAACTGAAAATCTGTTTAGTTCCTAGACTTGAGTTTTATATTACTTACTTCAGAGTGTATCATTTGTATCTCCAACTTGAATGTCATCTGCCATAAAAAAATTTGAGCTGTAATTGCAGAGAGTGGAAAATCTTTTCATTCTT is a window encoding:
- the TM2D3 gene encoding TM2 domain-containing protein 3 isoform X1; the protein is MAAAVVLRPLCRLCCVVLFLSQFYILSGGGSFSEEPSQPLPQAIKDPGPTRTFTAVPRAAESTDIPPYVMKCPSNGLCSRLPADCIDCKTNFSCVYGKPVTFDCTVKPSVTCVDPDFKSQKSFVLNMTCRFCWQLPEADYECVSSSNCRAVSCPRQRYATNCTVRDHIHCLGNRTFLKMVYCNWTGGYKWSTALALSITLGGFGADRFYLGQWREGLGKLFSFGGLGIWTLIDVLLIGVGYVGPADGSLYI
- the TM2D3 gene encoding TM2 domain-containing protein 3 isoform X2, translating into MAAAVVLRPLCRLCCVVLFLSQFYILSGGESTDIPPYVMKCPSNGLCSRLPADCIDCKTNFSCVYGKPVTFDCTVKPSVTCVDPDFKSQKSFVLNMTCRFCWQLPEADYECVSSSNCRAVSCPRQRYATNCTVRDHIHCLGNRTFLKMVYCNWTGGYKWSTALALSITLGGFGADRFYLGQWREGLGKLFSFGGLGIWTLIDVLLIGVGYVGPADGSLYI